A region of Toxorhynchites rutilus septentrionalis strain SRP chromosome 1, ASM2978413v1, whole genome shotgun sequence DNA encodes the following proteins:
- the LOC129776993 gene encoding alkaline phosphatase-like produces the protein MLRAPQEVLTMPLRLTLLLLVLIGGASCAVEEEHDPMHPQSFLFERGAGRQRRGTARMPTLRFNPAEAERDQGYWNNVAQDTLGRQLDKNQLNTNVAKNIIMFLGDGLSIPTLAATRVFLGDESTELSFEKFPYVGLSKTYCANVQVADSACTATAFLAGVKANYGTIGLTAAAPLGDCNAQNDTAHHVQSIAKWAQDYGMATGFVTTTQVTNASPAGVYANTANRNWENNQQVLDDGYEPAVCPDIATQLIEGAVGSNLKVIMGGGRREFLPTTSIDIDGIAGRRTDGIDLIKRWQRKHAPNHTAYVQNRDQLLEVDKNTEYLLGLFDAKHLPYHIDADARTKPTLEEMVAKALDVLENDGRGYFLFIEGGRIDHGHHYTQPMRAFDETVEFAKAIDMARQRTSPENTLIVVTADHSHTMTMSGYSSRKHDILGVNNGQNADDNLPYATISYANGPGYGRNVDHEGRLNLQRVDMHDKSFEFPTMVPLGLETHGGDDVAVFASGPWAHLFTGTYEQHYIPHAMAYAACIGHGKTACMRGGERI, from the exons ATGCTCCGGGCACCGCAAGAAGTGCTAACGATGCCGCTCAGACTTACGCTGTTGCTGTTGGTGCTGATAGGAGGCGCCTCTTGTGCTGTCGAAGAAG AACATGATCCGATGCATCCGCAGTCATTCCTGTTCGAGAGAGGAGCTGGTCGCCAGAGACGGGGCACGGCCAGGATGCCCACACTCCGCTTCAACCCAGCTGAGGCCGAGCGGGACCAAGGATACTGGAATAACGTCGCCCAGGATACTCTGGGCCGACAGCTAGATAAGAATCAACTCAACACCAACGTGGCTAAGAACATCATTATGTTCCTGGGCGATGGCCTTTCGATTCCAACGCTGGCCGCCACTCGGGTATTCCTGGGGGACGAGAGCACCGAGCTGTCGTTCGAGAAATTTCCTTACGTTGGTCTGTCTAAA ACGTATTGTGCCAACGTGCAGGTAGCGGATTCGGCATGCACGGCCACCGCGTTCCTAGCCGGGGTGAAGGCCAACTACGGTACGATTGGTCTGACTGCCGCAGCTCCGCTGGGGGACTGCAACGCGCAGAACGACACCGCCCATCACGTGCAGTCGATTGCGAAGTGGGCCCAGGACTATGGAATGGCCACCG GGTTCGTAACGACAACACAGGTAACCAACGCTTCCCCGGCGGGTGTCTATGCCAACACGGCCAACCGCAACTGGGAGAACAACCAACAGGTACTGGATGACGGCTACGAGCCGGCCGTTTGCCCGGACATTGCCACGCAACTCATCGAGGGCGCCGTCGGAAGCAACTTGAAG GTCATCATGGGTGGCGGAAGGCGGGAATTCCTGCCCACCACCAGCATCGACATCGATGGCATCGCCGGGCGCCGCACCGATGGAATCGATTTAATTAAGCGCTGGCAGCGTAAACACGCTCCCAACCATACCGCTTACGTACAGAATCGTGACCAATTATTGGAG GTCGACAAAAACACGGAGTACTTGCTCGGGCTGTTCGATGCAAAACATCTTCCCTATCACATCGATGCCGATGCTCGGACGAAACCAACGTTGGAAGAGATGGTGGCCAAGGCACTGGACGTGTTGGAAAACGATGGCCGGGGTTATTTTCTCTTTATCGAAG GGGGTCGAATTGATCACGGCCACCATTACACCCAACCGATGAGAGCCTTCGACGAGACGGTCGAATTCGCCAAGGCAATCGATATGGCACGTCAGCGGACCTCCCCCGAGAACACACTCATCGTGGTGACGGCTGATCATTCCCACACCATGACGATGAGTGGATACTCG AGCCGCAAACACGATATACTGGGAGTCAACAACGGCCAGAATGCGGACGATAACCTCCCGTATGCGACCATCAGCTACGCCAACGGACCCGGCTACGGACGCAATGTGGATCACGAGGGCCGACTGAACCTGCAGCGGGTTGACATGCACGATAAATCGTTCGAATTTCCGACCATGGTCCCGCTGGGGCTGGAAACGCACGGCGGCGATGACGTTGCGGTGTTCGCCAGTGGACCCTGGGCACATCTCTTCACCGGAACCTACGAGCAGCATTACATCCCCCATGCAATGGCGTATGCGGCTTGCATAGGCCACGGAAAAACCGCCTGCATGCGGGGCGGTGAGCGGATTTAA